One window of the Devosia sp. 2618 genome contains the following:
- the yihA gene encoding ribosome biogenesis GTP-binding protein YihA/YsxC produces the protein MSDIDYSPDIIERGRLLFARQFLFVKGCVRIADLPPMDRVEIAFAGRSNVGKSSLINALVGMSGLARTSNTPGRTQELNIFESQSESLRIVDMPGYGYAKAPEDKVRQWTKLIHQYLTGRATLRRVYVLVDGRHGPKDNDLTVMNELDRSAVSYQIVLTKADKPGKEELDKVIAATKAAILKRPAAHPHVILTSSVKDVGLKELRTEIAMLLES, from the coding sequence ATGAGCGACATTGATTATTCGCCCGACATCATCGAACGCGGCCGGCTGCTGTTTGCGCGCCAGTTCCTGTTCGTCAAAGGCTGCGTGCGCATTGCCGACCTGCCGCCCATGGACCGGGTCGAGATCGCCTTTGCCGGGCGCTCCAATGTCGGCAAGTCGAGCCTGATCAATGCGCTGGTCGGGATGTCGGGCCTAGCCCGTACGTCCAACACGCCGGGCCGCACGCAGGAGCTCAATATCTTTGAGAGCCAGAGCGAAAGCCTGCGCATCGTCGACATGCCCGGCTATGGCTATGCCAAGGCGCCAGAAGACAAGGTGCGGCAGTGGACCAAGCTGATCCATCAATACCTGACCGGCCGCGCCACGCTGCGCCGTGTCTATGTGCTGGTCGATGGCCGCCATGGCCCCAAGGACAATGACCTGACCGTGATGAACGAGCTGGATCGTTCTGCGGTGAGCTATCAGATCGTTCTGACCAAGGCCGACAAGCCCGGCAAGGAAGAGCTGGACAAGGTGATCGCTGCTACCAAAGCCGCGATCCTCAAGCGCCCTGCCGCCCATCCGCACGTGATCCTGACCTCGTCGGTCAAGGATGTTGGGCTCAAGGAATTGCGCACTGAAATTGCGATGCTGCTGGAAAGCTAA
- a CDS encoding gamma-glutamyl-gamma-aminobutyrate hydrolase family protein (Members of this family of hydrolases with an active site Cys residue belong to MEROPS family C26.) produces MKLTIIQTGDVPASLRDQFGPYRRMFETMFDATGQGFTYDMVAVSDGAPFPDPASLDGIVITGSAAGVYDDLPWLNPLRAFIREAYGRRTPMLGVCFGHQIMADALGGDVRLSEKGWGLGRHTYRVKSRPDFMRTAPQSLAVACSHQDQVITPPKEAEVFMASDFTPNAGLVYHNGAAISFQPHPEFDDDYAIALAELRRGKAPDEVVDTAIASVAKRSDSGEVAGYIGQFFKGR; encoded by the coding sequence GTGAAACTGACCATCATCCAGACCGGGGATGTACCGGCATCGTTGCGCGACCAATTTGGCCCGTACCGGCGCATGTTTGAAACCATGTTTGATGCAACGGGGCAGGGCTTTACCTACGACATGGTGGCTGTGTCCGACGGGGCGCCGTTCCCGGATCCCGCTTCGCTCGATGGCATCGTCATCACCGGTTCTGCGGCAGGCGTCTATGACGATCTGCCGTGGCTCAATCCCCTGCGCGCCTTCATCCGCGAAGCCTATGGCCGTCGCACGCCGATGCTGGGCGTCTGCTTTGGCCACCAGATCATGGCCGACGCTTTGGGTGGCGATGTGCGGCTGTCGGAAAAGGGCTGGGGCCTTGGTCGGCACACCTATCGCGTCAAATCCCGTCCCGATTTCATGCGCACCGCGCCGCAGTCGCTGGCCGTCGCCTGCTCGCATCAGGATCAGGTGATCACCCCGCCCAAAGAGGCCGAGGTGTTCATGGCCTCTGACTTCACCCCCAATGCCGGGCTTGTCTATCACAATGGCGCGGCCATCAGTTTTCAGCCACACCCTGAATTTGACGACGACTATGCCATAGCGCTGGCCGAGTTGCGGCGCGGCAAAGCCCCTGACGAAGTGGTGGATACGGCAATTGCCTCAGTTGCCAAGCGCAGCGACAGCGGTGAAGTTGCGGGCTATATCGGGCAGTTCTTCAAAGGGCGCTGA
- a CDS encoding DUF1801 domain-containing protein: MAVAEQWSTLDLYFDSLQHTRKSEVIALHHLILDAVPGLSERIKWNAPSYGLGADDRITMRLSPGDRVQLILHRGAKAGADDFFRFEDPDKILSWAAPDRGVVTFKDAEDFAAKSKSLPDILRRWVACTTR, from the coding sequence ATGGCCGTCGCCGAACAGTGGTCTACCCTCGATCTTTACTTCGATAGCCTGCAGCACACGCGCAAGTCCGAGGTGATCGCGCTTCATCATCTGATCCTTGATGCCGTGCCCGGTCTGAGCGAACGCATCAAGTGGAACGCGCCAAGCTATGGCTTGGGCGCCGACGACCGCATCACCATGCGGCTCAGCCCCGGCGATCGCGTTCAGCTGATCCTCCATCGGGGCGCCAAGGCCGGTGCCGACGATTTCTTCCGCTTCGAAGACCCCGACAAGATTTTGTCCTGGGCCGCGCCGGATCGAGGTGTGGTGACGTTCAAGGATGCCGAGGATTTTGCGGCTAAGTCCAAATCCCTGCCCGACATCCTCCGCCGCTGGGTCGCCTGCACGACGCGGTAA
- the msrB gene encoding peptide-methionine (R)-S-oxide reductase MsrB → MVISRRNLLLGGTAVAALSAFAFLRPMGQTVAAEGDFPFKLTDAEWKAKLDPAAYDVLRHEGTEVPYTSPLNDEHASGTFHCAGCDQALFASDTKFDSGTGWPSFYTFIEGSLGTTVDNSLFMTRTEVHCSNCGGHQGHVFDDGPKPTGLRYCINGVALKFVAA, encoded by the coding sequence ATGGTTATCAGCCGTCGCAATCTGCTTCTCGGTGGCACCGCCGTCGCCGCGCTCAGCGCCTTCGCCTTCTTGCGCCCCATGGGCCAGACAGTCGCCGCCGAAGGCGACTTCCCGTTCAAGCTGACCGACGCCGAGTGGAAGGCCAAGCTCGATCCGGCTGCCTATGACGTGCTGCGCCACGAAGGCACGGAAGTGCCCTACACCTCGCCGCTCAATGACGAACATGCCTCCGGCACCTTCCATTGCGCAGGCTGTGACCAGGCCCTGTTTGCCTCCGATACCAAATTCGACAGCGGCACCGGCTGGCCGAGCTTTTACACCTTCATCGAAGGCTCGCTCGGCACCACGGTCGACAACAGCCTCTTCATGACCCGTACCGAAGTCCACTGCTCCAATTGCGGCGGCCACCAGGGCCACGTTTTCGACGACGGTCCCAAGCCGACCGGCCTGCGCTACTGCATCAATGGCGTCGCGCTGAAATTCGTCGCGGCCTGA